One window of the Helicobacter jaachi genome contains the following:
- a CDS encoding SDR family NAD(P)-dependent oxidoreductase, with protein sequence MYEQRARRVLITGASRGIGRGIALELHRRGDCVICVARDRVALEHLKKQCEEVRCEILSLDLTQPQSHKALNDYIIESGIDVVVHNVGGRVLSDVQPLGLEGLLESVAFNMGIAVSINEVLLPLFQKQGKGSICHISSMAALTGNTAPGYAAAKAGLNAYIKSCARFFAKDNICIFGIMPGIIDTDVWLRKKRENEAHYKQIESMQPLGRFGKAEEVGAFVGSVLEGHNMLMSGAIFELSGAV encoded by the coding sequence ATGTATGAGCAAAGAGCAAGAAGGGTGCTAATAACTGGAGCAAGCCGTGGCATTGGCAGAGGGATTGCGCTGGAGCTGCATAGGCGCGGTGATTGCGTGATTTGCGTGGCGCGCGATAGGGTGGCGTTAGAGCATTTAAAAAAGCAGTGTGAAGAGGTGAGGTGTGAGATTCTATCGCTTGATTTGACACAGCCACAAAGCCACAAGGCGCTTAATGATTACATTATAGAATCTGGCATTGATGTGGTGGTGCATAATGTAGGCGGGAGGGTGCTTAGCGATGTGCAGCCTTTGGGTTTGGAGGGATTGCTTGAAAGTGTGGCGTTTAATATGGGTATTGCTGTTAGCATTAATGAAGTGCTGCTGCCATTATTTCAAAAGCAGGGCAAAGGCAGTATATGCCATATATCCTCAATGGCAGCACTCACTGGGAATACTGCTCCGGGCTATGCAGCGGCAAAGGCTGGGCTAAATGCTTATATTAAAAGCTGTGCGAGATTTTTTGCCAAAGATAATATTTGTATTTTTGGGATAATGCCCGGCATCATCGATACTGATGTGTGGCTGCGCAAAAAGAGGGAAAATGAGGCGCATTATAAGCAGATAGAATCTATGCAGCCACTGGGGAGATTTGGCAAAGCAGAGGAGGTGGGCGCGTTTGTAGGGAGTGTTTTAGAGGGACATAATATGCTTATGAGCGGAGCTATTTTTGAACTTAGCGGCGCTGTGTAG
- a CDS encoding class I SAM-dependent methyltransferase: MLYSFIKNFPHAETYAYDVSRHNEHLFWEIPNFSRFWDNVEAIEGRFDCITLIHCLEHIGDIRKTASKLYTLLKDSGVVIIQVPDVAQNMWDIFTYDHCHHFSFYTLYKLFIDAGFYVSLPHHQIARQITLLASKQPLKQGIENPDMFYFDCKHLNDVLALLESLRTNGSSGGVFGTTISTFVALVLGEWAQCFYDEDKRKIGKTHLGLPIVSPSEGDGCEIVMPLGESLYAKLSAKYPKHHFIRAF, from the coding sequence ATGCTATATAGTTTTATAAAAAATTTTCCCCACGCAGAGACTTATGCGTATGATGTGAGCAGGCACAATGAGCATTTATTTTGGGAGATTCCTAATTTTAGTAGATTCTGGGATAATGTGGAGGCCATAGAGGGGCGGTTTGATTGCATTACGCTCATTCATTGCTTGGAACATATTGGTGATATACGCAAAACAGCAAGCAAGCTTTATACATTGCTCAAAGATAGCGGAGTGGTGATTATTCAAGTGCCTGATGTGGCGCAAAATATGTGGGATATATTTACTTATGACCATTGCCATCATTTTAGTTTTTACACATTGTATAAATTATTTATAGATGCGGGTTTTTATGTGAGTTTGCCACATCATCAAATAGCGCGCCAAATAACGCTACTCGCTTCAAAACAGCCGCTTAAGCAAGGCATAGAGAATCCGGATATGTTTTATTTTGATTGCAAACATTTAAATGATGTGCTTGCACTTTTAGAATCTTTGCGCACAAATGGCTCAAGTGGCGGGGTTTTTGGCACGACTATTAGCACATTTGTAGCGCTTGTTTTAGGCGAGTGGGCGCAGTGCTTTTATGATGAGGATAAACGCAAAATTGGCAAAACACATCTAGGCTTGCCCATTGTATCGCCTAGTGAGGGCGATGGGTGTGAGATTGTTATGCCCTTAGGCGAAAGTCTTTATGCAAAACTTAGCGCTAAATATCCTAAACATCATTTTATAAGGGCGTTTTAA